The following proteins come from a genomic window of Leucoraja erinacea ecotype New England chromosome 1, Leri_hhj_1, whole genome shotgun sequence:
- the LOC129697563 gene encoding histone H4-like: MDFENGTKTTRLLHAGSIGYFCTHANWGSRELQPILGHTGDLSGRGKGGKGLGKGGAKRHRKVLRDNIQGITKPAIRRLARRGGVKRISGLIYEEVRGILKVFLENVIRDSVTYTEHAKRKTVTAMDVVYALKRQGRTLYGFGG; the protein is encoded by the exons atggactttgaaaatggcaccaaaacaacgcgcctcttgcatgcaggaTCAATAGGCTACTTCTGTACACATGCTAATTGGGGGTCaagg GAACTGCAGCCAATCCTGGGACACACAGGTGACCTGAGCGGTAGAGGGAAAGGTGGGAAGGGGTTGGGCAAGGGTGGTGCAAAGCGGCACCGTAAAGTCCTCCGTGACAACATTCAAGGCATCACCAAACCTGCTATACGCCGTTTGGCTCGCCGGGGTGGTGTCAAGCGTATTTCTGGTCTAATCTACGAGGAAGTGCGCGGAATTTTGAAAGTTTTCCTTGAGAATGTGATCCGGGATTCTGTAACCTACACGGAACATGCGAAACGCAAGACCGTGACTGCTATGGACGTGGTGTATGCACTGAAACGTCAAGGGCGTACCTTGTATGGGTTCGGAGGCTAA